A single window of Pyrus communis chromosome 10, drPyrComm1.1, whole genome shotgun sequence DNA harbors:
- the LOC137747370 gene encoding protein TAB2 homolog, chloroplastic-like, with product MASFSFNTTRIRTPTLQYHKPISKFVYRAKPIKITSPLSTNPSKSRPILRCFRPNSVSESSFSTTQETEEEEFDEVDDDPTKELSYLDPETDPESISEWELDFCSRPILDIRGKKVWELVVCDESLSLQFTKYFPNNVINSITLKDAIVSISDELGVPLPDKIRYFRSQMQTIITKACNELGIKPIPSKRCLSLLLWLEERYETVYTRHPGFQKGSKPLLALDNPFPMELPENLVGEKWAFVQLPFSAVQEEISSLDTNLVFGASLDLDLLGIEIDEKTLIPGLAVASSRAKPLAAWMNGLEVCSIEVDLSRARLLLSVGISGRYIYATYNKTPETTSEAEAWEAAKKDCGGLHFLAIQGDLDGDDCVGFWLLLDLPPPPV from the exons ATGGCGAGCTTCAGCTTCAACACCACCAGAATCAGAACCCCCACCCTTCAATACCACAAACCCATCTCCAAGTTTGTCTACCGGGCAAAACCCATCAAAATCACATCTCCTCTCTCCACCAATCCCTCAAAATCCCGGCCAATACTCCGCTGTTTCCGTCCCAATTCCGTCTCGGAAAGCTCTTTTTCCACGACACAAGAAACAGAGGAGGAGGAATTCGATGAAGTGGACGACGACCCAACGAAGGAGCTGAGCTACCTCGACCCGGAAACCGACCCGGAGAGCATTTCGGAGTGGGAGCTGGACTTCTGCTCCAGGCCGATTTTGGATATCAGAGGGAAGAAGGTGTGGGAGCTGGTGGTTTGTGACGAATCGCTGTCTCTGCAGTTTACGAAATATTTTCCAAACAATGTTATCAACAGCATTACTTTGAAGGATGCTATTGTGTCCATTAGTGACGAATTAGGTGTCCCTCTGCCGGATAAAATCCGCTACTTCAG GTCACAGATGCAGACAATTATCACAAAAGCATGTAACGAGCTCGGTATAAAGCCTATTCCCAGTAAACGG TGCCTATCGCTGCTTTTGTGGCTGGAAGAACGCTATGAGACAGTGTACACACGCCATCCTGGTTTCCAGAAAGGATCTAAGCCGCTCCTCGCATTGGATAACCCTTTCCCAATGGAACTTCCGGAAAATCTTGTTGGCGAGAAATGGGCCTTTGTTCAGTTGCCCTTTTCAG CTGTTCAAGAGGAAATCTCATCCTTAGACACGAACCTCGTGTTTGGCGCAAGTCTAGATTTGGATTTGTTAGGGATTGAAATTGATGAGAAGACTTTGATTCCAGGATTGGCAGTTGCATCTTCACGTGCAAAACCGCTAGCAG CTTGGATGAATGGGTTGGAAGTTTGCTCGATTGAAGTTGATTTGTCACGGGCTCGCTTGCTTCTTTCCGTTGGAATCTCTGGCCGATATATTTACGCCACCTACAATAAGACTCCTGAAACAACAAGTGAAGCTGAAGCTTGGGAAGCAGCAAAGAAGGATTGCGGAGGCTTGCACTTCCTTGCAATCCAGGGGGACTTGGACGGGGATGATTGTGTCGGATTTTGGCTTCTACTAGACTTGCCACCTCCACCTGTATAG
- the LOC137748468 gene encoding uncharacterized protein, with protein MKFPTSSSYSYSSVTPIHSVFLRTKNRGKLSFNLFQGTSSPTTTASTTTSTSTSSSSSQNHQLLSGSIPAAAMVSSPATHPHHAHYPPPLFSVAPMMEWTDNHYRTLARLISKNAWLYTEMLAAETIVYQKDNLDRFLEYSPEQHPIVLQIGGNNLENLAKATELANPYKYDEINFNCGCPSPKVAGHGCFGVRLMLDPKFVAEAMSVIAAHTDVPVSVKCRIGVDDHDSYNELCDFIYKVSSQSPTSHFIIHSRKALLNGISPAENRSIPPLKYEYFYGLLRDFPDLRFTINGGINTVEEVNAARRAGAHGVMVGRAAYNKPWHTLGHVDTVVYGAPSSGVTRRQILEKFQVYGDTAVGRYGRKPTVRDVARPLLGLFHSEPGNGLWKRKADAAFLHCTTMKEFFDETLVALPDYVLDKPIGEPPSGSDDPFANIHSLLPPVYESRELELQYA; from the exons ATGAAGTTTCCAACTTCTTCTTCGTATTCGTATTCCTCTGTTACTCCTATTCATTCGGTTTTTCTTCGCACAAAAAACCGTGGCAAATTGTCGTTTAATCTATTTCAGGGCACTTCTTCTCCAACAACCACCGCATCCACCACTACTTCCACTTccacttcctcctcctcctctcaaAACCATCAACTCCTCAGCGGTAGCATACCCGCCGCCGCCATGGTTTCTTCTCCCGCCACCCACCCCCACCACGCCCACTACCCTCCTCCTTTGTTTAG TGTTGCCCCGATGATGGAGTGGACTGACAATCACTACAGGACTTTGGCCCGGCTTATTTCGAAGAATGCCTGGCTCTACACTGAGATGCTTGCTGCTGAAACCATTGTTTACCAGAAGGATAATCTG GACAGATTCTTGGAATATTCTCCAGAACAACATCCTATTGTTCTTCAAATTGGCGGGAATAATTTGGAAAACCTCGCCAAAGCGACTGAGCTTGCTAACCCTTACAAATATGATGAGATCAATTTTAA TTGTGGATGTCCGAGTCCAAAAGTAGCTGGGCATGGGTGCTTTGGTGTTCGTCTTATGCTTGATCCAAAG TTTGTTGCTGAGGCTATGTCAGTAATTGCTGCGCACACAGATGTACCTGTCAGCGTTAAGTGTCGAATTGGTGTTGATGATCATGACTCATATAACGAGCTCT GTGATTTTATTTACAAGGTTTCTTCTCAATCTCCAACTAGCCATTTCATAATACATTCACGGAAGGCACTGCTTAATGGAATTAGCCCGGCTGAAAATCGAAGTATTCCGCCTCTTAA ATATGAGTACTTTTATGGCCTCTTGCGTGACTTTCCAGACTTGAGATTTACAATAAATGGGGGCATAAACACCGTTGAGGAG GTCAATGCAGCAAGAAGGGCAGGAGCTCATGGTGTAATGGTTGGACGTGCTGCATATAATAA ACCATGGCATACTCTGGGACATGTTGATACTGTAGTTTATGGAGCACCAAGCAGTGGTGTAACGCGGCGTCAG ATACTGGAGAAGTTTCAAGTGTATGGAGATACTGCTGTGGGAAGATATGGACGCAAACCAACCGTGCGAGATGTAGCAAGG CCTTTGCTGGGTCTTTTCCATTCGGAACCTGGGAATGGTCTGTGGAAACGCAAAGCTGATGCTGCTTTCCTGCATTGCAcg ACTATGAAAGAGTTTTTTGATGAAACGCTTGTAGCACTTCCTGACTATGTTTTGGATAAACCTATTGGGGAGCCACCATCAGGCAGTGACGATCCTTTCGCGAACATACACAGTTTGCTACCTCCGGTGTATGAATCAAGGGAACTTGAACTGCAATATGCTTAG
- the LOC137748614 gene encoding peptidyl-prolyl cis-trans isomerase FKBP42-like, producing the protein MEDVRDQEQAVAEQQSQPLGQDGESEIVTEGATFVHGEPSQDANGPPKVDSKVEILHEKVTKQIIKEGHGQIPSKYSTCFLHYRAWTESTGHKFEDTRDEQRPLEMILGKEKKEMTGLAIGVSSMKSGERALLHVGWELGYGKEGSFSFPNVPPLADISYEVELIGFDETKEGKARGDMTVEERIGAADRRKMDGNALFKEEKLEEAMQQYEMAIAYMGDDFMFQLFGKYRDMALAVKNPCHLNMAASFIKLKRYEDAIGQCSIVLAEDENNVKALFRRGKARAELGQTDAAREDFLKARKFAPQDKAIARELRLLAEHDKAVYQKQKEIYKGIFGPTPEPKPKRNNRLIIFWHWLLSLFYRLFRRERHKAE; encoded by the exons ATGGAGGATGTTCGGGATCAGGAGCAGGCTGTGGCTGAGCAGCAAAGTCAACCACTTG GTCAAGATGGTGAAAGTGAAATAGTAACCGAAGGTGCTACCTTTGTGCATGGGGAACCTTCTCAAGATGCTAATGGCCCCCCAAAAGTTGATTCTAAGGTGGAAATCCTTCACGAGAAAGTCACAAAGCAAATCATTAAGGAAGGTCATGGTCAAATACCTTCCAAGTATTCAACATGCTTCT TGCACTACAGGGCATGGACTGAAAGCACGGGACACAAGTTCGAAGATACAAGGGATGAACAACGACCACTTGAAATGATTTTGGGAAAAG agaaaaaagaaatgacTGGCTTGGCTATTGGGGTGTCCAGCATGAAGTCTGGAGAGCGTGCCCTATTACATGTGGGCTGGGAGTTAGGGTATGGGAAAGAAGGGAGCTTTTCTTTTCCGAATGTACCACCATTGGCAGATATATCATATGAAGTTGAGCTTATTGGATTTGATGAAACCAAAGAA GGGAAAGCTCGTGGTGACATGACTGTGGAGGAAAGGATTGGAGCAGCAGATAGAAGAAAAATGGATGGAAATGCTTTATTTAAAGAGGAAAAACTGGAGGAGGCAATGCAACAGTATGAAATG GCTATAGCATATATGGGTGACGACTTCATGTTCCAGTTGTTTGGGAAGTACAGGGACATGGCTTTGGCTGTTAAAAATCCATGCCACCTTAACATGGCAGCGTCTTTTATAAAGCTCAAGCGCTATGAAGATGCCATTGGACAGTGCAGTATT GTACTAGCCGAGGATGAAAACAACGTCAAGGCGCTATTTAGGCGAGGAAAAGCCAGAGCAGAGCTTGGGCAGACAGATGCTGCGCGGGAAGACTTTCTAAAGGCGCGCAAATTTGCACCTCAAGACAAAGCTATTGCAAGAGAGTTACGTCTGCTTGCTGAACACGACAAGGCTGTTTatcagaaacaaaaagaaatctaCAAGGGAATTTTTGGACCAACCCCAGAGCCAAAACCCAAACGGAATAATCGGTTGATCATCTTTTGGCACTGGCTATTGTCATTGTTCTATCGTCTCTTCAGGCGCGAAAGGCATAAGGCTGAGTAG
- the LOC137746674 gene encoding cation/H(+) antiporter 28-like, whose product MGSKKEFHTSQKISIVGPCSLKLKELFGKVAKYALGFFLMYALCNVSHFLLKPYSQPRITSNTVIGLLIGNLGFIRDLVTDSGSKTLNFIVDFGMIGYMFVLGIEMDPYILFKEPTKDAKVAYGGMLSTFILACAITPFLQFTDGGFKVDFTLSLSTVLSSTASPVLTRLITSLKIGKSDIGQLVISAGMHADFIATLLLSIGYVFWPIESGERVLQTSERVRTSVEMGSALVIQTLFAAFVSPIFMNWVNNENPEGKPMKGSHLVLALAFMALVIACSPIYGYNPALSAFMAGTFLPKGGRVSKWVIGKINYLLSTIYYPIFFFWMGYEAVLKEFQPDQFGTWARLFVLFGIATVGKVAGTVICGKLLGFQWPESIALGLLLTTKGHFHIYLAIAAKQAGTTSTSTSTVMVIAIFFTVVHAPSVVAQIIKRARKRAPTHRMSLQLLDPSNELRILLCLHGPQNVRTMINFIEISRGTADPGIVVYVTDVIELTDEITASLVKEEGVDTMTVTHTGVKEMRAQVTAAVQAYVGESGDGMALKRLLALSTINGMPQDICILAEDSMVALIILPFHKVQRADGTLDGGNSAFRYVNRKVLKNAPCSVGILVDRGLGLIEKLPRTYDHSVSVAVIFIGGKDDREALAYAGRVASHAGVKLTVIRFLVDANSEAAARPGHYTVSRSEQEEEMGLDDECFASFYERHVACGQVAYMEKHMANSAETYSTLRALDGQYALIIVGRGERVNSVLTFGMNDWQQCPELGPIGDVLSGSDFSVRTSVLIIQENSLKGQLDGLEDDFSIM is encoded by the exons atgggCAGCAAGAAGGAGTTTCATACTTCTCAGAAGATTTCAATTGTTGGACCATGTTCTCTCAAGTTAAAAGAGCTTTTTGGAAAAGTAGCAAAATATGCACTGGGTTTCTTCTTAATGTATGCTCTCTGCAACGTGTCCCACTTCCTGTTAAAGCCGTATTCTCAGCCTCGTATTACCTCCAACACCGTT ATAGGACTGCTGATCGGAAACTTAGGGTTCATACGCGACCTAGTAACGGATTCAGGCAGTAAAACGTTGAAtttcattgttgattttggcatgatcgGCTATATGTTTGTGTTAGGCATAGAAATGGATCCATATATACTCTTTAAAGAACCAACCAAGGATGCTAAAGTGGCCTATGGTGGTATGCTCTCCACATTCATCCTAGCCTGCGCTATAACACCATTTCTGCAGTTTACAGATGGCGGTTTCAAGGTTGATttcactctctccctctccacaGTCCTCTCTAGCACCGCCTCCCCTGTACTGACACGTCTCATAACGAGTCTCAAAATAGGCAAGTCAGACATAGGCCAGCTTGTCATTTCTGCAGGAATGCACGCTGATTTCATAGCCACTCTTCTCCTCTCAATTGGTTATGTCTTTTGGCCTATTGAATCTGGAGAGAGAGTTTTACAGACTTCAGAACGCGTCCGAACATCCGTTGAGATGGGTTCTGCATTGGTGATCCAGACACTTTTTGCAGCCTTTGTTTCACCAATCTTCATGAACTGGGTCAACAATGAAAACCCTGAAGGCAAACCCATGAAAGGTTCACACCTAGTGCTTGCTCTTGCTTTCATGGCCTTGGTCATTGCCTGCTCGCCGATTTATGGATACAATCCTGCCTTGAGTGCATTTATGGCAGGAACCTTTTTACCAAAGGGGGGGAGGGTATCGAAATGGGTGATCGGCAAGATCAACTACTTGTTATCTACCATTTACTatcccatttttttcttctggatGGGTTATGAAGCTGTGTTAAAGGAATTTCAACCCGACCAGTTCGGGACATGGGCAAGGTTATTTGTACTTTTTGGTATAGCAACAGTTGGAAAAGTTGCTGGAACTGTCATATGTGGAAAGTTGTTGGGATTTCAGTGGCCAGAATCTATTGCACTCGGCCTTCTTCTCACTACCAAAGGCCATTTTCACATATACTTGGCCATTGCTGCAAAACAA GCTGGGACAACATCTACTTCAACCAGCACTGTGATGGTAATAGCTATATTTTTCACGGTTGTCCATGCACCATCAGTTGTGGCGCAAATCATCAAGCGTGCAAGGAAACGAGCACCTACTCATCGAATGTCGCTGCAATTGCTTGACCCTTCAAACGAACTTCGCATATTGCTATGCCTTCATGGGCCTCAAAATGTTCGTACTATGATTAACTTCATTGAGATATCTAGAGGGACAGCTGACCCTGGAATTGTGGTATATGTAACAGACGTGATAGAACTCACAGACGAAATAACAGCCTCACTGGTAAAAGAAGAAGGGGTGGACACCATGACTGTGACTCACACAGGAGTGAAAGAAATGAGAGCTCAAGTCACCGCTGCAGTTCAAGCATATGTAGGGGAGAGCGGAGATGGTATGGCACTCAAACGGTTGCTTGCACTCTCGACTATCAATGGCATGCCCCAGGATATTTGCATTCTGGCAGAGGACTCAATGGTAGCCCTCATCATCTTGCCATTTCACAAGGTTCAACGTGCAGATGGAACCTTGGATGGCGGAAATTCTGCTTTCAGATATGTGAACCGTAAG GTCCTCAAGAATGCTCCATGCTCCGTCGGGATTCTTGTAGACAGAGGTCTTGGACTGATTGAAAAACTACCAAGAACTTACGATCATTCTGTCAGTGTGGCGGTCATTTTCATTGGTGGAAAAGACGACAGAGAAGCACTTGCCTACGCAGGTCGTGTAGCAAGCCATGCAGGTGTAAAGCTCACAGTCATTAGATTCTTGGTAGATGCTAACTCAGAGGCGGCAGCCAGACCTGGACATTACACAGTCAGCCGTTCTGAGCAAGAAGAGGAAATGGGGCTTGACGATGAGTGTTTCGCAAGCTTCTACGAGAGACATGTCGCATGCGGACAAGTTGCGTACATGGAGAAGCATATGGCCAATTCTGCCGAGACATATTCTACCTTGAGGGCATTGGACGGGCAGTACGCGCTCATTATAGTGGGACGAGGGGAAAGGGTGAATTCGGTTCTGACATTCGGGATGAATGACTGGCAGCAATGTCCGGAGTTGGGACCAATCGGAGATGTCCTTTCGGGTTCTGATTTCTCGGTGAGAACCTCGGTTTTGATCATCCAAGAAAACAGTCTAAAAGGACAACTAGATGGGCTGGAAGATGACTTTTCGATCATGTAA
- the LOC137747369 gene encoding uncharacterized protein — protein sequence MAFHVACPITCRRICDCALGFPPTLATGNAKASFLEDVLRLHDFLIDPSGIRARDDGKTVQVAVPKVLPPPPQPVMPSVVGDVAAALVEDESAAAASSQAKRAALQRKAAADMVAAEDFARRFESGYLSDTSRGVVGEEQAQSNVNVMCRICFCGENEGSERARRMLPCKTCGKKYHRNCVKVWSQHRDLFDWSSWTCPLCRICEVCRRTGDPNKLMFCKRCDGAYHCYCQHPSHKNVSPGPYVCPKHTQCHSCGSKVPGNGLSVRWFLGYTCCDACGRLFVKGNYCPVCLKVYRDSESTPMVCCDICQRWVHCHCDGISDERYQLYQLDGNLQYKCATCRGECYQVKNNEDAVVELWRRKDKAEQDLIFSLRAAAGLPTQEEIFSISPYSDDEENGPQLLKNEYGRPLKLSLKGLVDKSPKKTKDSGKKSSNKVSAKKKEYQEFFVGKTEVIQRFGGHDDPQSFGSSLGYDKNDEVPPYKNAELDLYSSPIAGSISHTEEICSVNEPGVLKHKFVDEVMASDEDRTSKAIRVKSKSHALDSGEDTGKHAGKSKPVKGKKLVINFGARKINLTKSPTSDASTCQREQDLVTAIGGEDASQQRGTVMVDRHDGSANAKDKSDYSGPLKVPKVSGREGNFIKLGKVRSGASDQNPKFERGDKADGYEAIQPEQTPVAFGKGIEGGMTAAVPVGEVPTLRNDRVYSRKHSHSRSNIRNETNDAYAQTPVSHSSSKDTKPTSLKFKLKKPNIENQSSYLEEEKNCVKGQRSKRKRPSSFGEKTSFVENDSKPQSVHNVMDEIDVNWILKKLGRDAIGKRVEVQQLSDNSWHKGVVSEVIEGTSTLSVTLDDGKVKSLELGKQGVRFVSQKQKGSRT from the exons ATGGCATTTCATGTCGCCTGCCCAATTACATG CCGGCGGATCTGCGACTGTGCGCTTGGGTTTCCGCCAACCCTCGCCACCGGGAATGCCAAGGCCTCGTTCCTCGAAGACGTGCTGCGGCTTCACGACTTTCTCATCGATCCCTCCGGAATTAGGGCCCGCGACGATGGAAAAACGGTCCAGGTCGCCGTTCCGAAGGTCTTGCCGCCGCCTCCCCAGCCGGTTATGCCTTCCGTCGTTGGAGATGTTGCCGCCGCCCTTGTTGAGGATGAGtccgccgccgccgcctccTCGCAGGCCAAGCGGGCTGCTCTCCAGCGCAAGGCTGCTGCGGATATGGTCGCGGCTGAGGACTTTGCTCGGCGATTCGAATCTGGTTATTTGTCG GACACCTCAAGAGGCGTTGTGGGTGAAGAGCAGGCTCAGTCCAATGTGAATGTTATGTGCCGGATATGCTTTTGTGGTGAAAATGAAGGAAGTGAGAGAGCAAGAAGGATGCTTCCATGCAAAACCTGTGGCAAGAAGTACCACAGGAACTGCGTAAAAGTTTGGTCTCAACACAGAG ATCTATTTGACTGGAGTTCATGGACATGCCCCTTGTGCCGAATTTGTGAG gTATGCCGAAGAACAGGGGATCCAAACAAGCTTATGTTTTGCAAAAGGTGTGATGGCGCTTACCATTGTTACTGCCAACATCCTTCACACAAG AATGTTTCTCCTGGACCTTATGTGTGCCCGAAACATACACAGTGTCACAGCTGTGGGTCAAAAGTTCCGGGAAATGGCTTAAGTGTGAG ATGGTTTCTGGGATACACTTGCTGTGATGCATGTGGAAGATTATTTGTGAAGGGGAACTATTGTCCTGTGTGCTTGAAG GTTTATAGAGATTCGGAATCAACACCAATGGTTTGCTGTGATATTTGCCAGCGCTGGGTGCACTGCCATTGTGATGGAATCAG TGACGAGAGATATCAGCTGTATCAATTAGATGGAAATCTCCAGTACAAATGTGCTACATGTCGTGGTGAATGCTACCAG GTCAAGAATAATGAGGATGCTGTGGTAGAGCTTTGGAGGAGAAAAGACAAAGCTGAGCAAGATTTAATTTTTAGCTTGAGGGCTGCTGCAGGATTGCCAACTCAAGAAGAAATATTTTCTATTTCACCCTATTCCGATGATGAAGAAAATGGCCCtcaattattaaagaatgagtaTGGGCGTCCGTTAAAATTATCTCTCAAGGGGTTAGTTGATAAGTCACCGAAAAAGACCAAGGACAGTGGAAAAAAATCTTCAAATAAAGTGTCTGCTAAGAAAAAGGAATATCAGGAGTTCTTCGTTGGTAAAACTGAAGTGATTCAGAGGTTTGGAGGACACGATGATCCTCAGTCTTTCGGATCTAGCTTGGGCTATGACAAGAATGATGAGGTGCCACCGTACAAAAATGCAGAACTTGACTTATATTCTTCTCCAATAGCTGGAAGTATTAGCCACACCGAAGAGATTTGCTCTGTCAATGAGCCAGGTGTTTTGAAGCACAAGTTTGTTGATGAGGTGATGGCAAGTGATGAAGATAGAACATCCAAAGCCATTCGTGTCAAGAGTAAGTCTCATGCTCTGGATAGTGGAGAGGATACTGGAAAGCATGCTGGCAAGTCAAAGCCTGTTAAAGGGAAGAAGTTAGTGATAAATTTTGGTGCACGGAAGATAAATTTGACCAAGTCTCCAACATCTGATGCTTCAACGTGTCAAAGAGAACAAGATTTGGTGACTGCCATTG GCGGTGAAGATGCCAGCCAGCAGAGAGGAACTGTTATGGTGGATAGACATGATGGTTCTGCTAATGCTAAAG ATAAAAGCGATTATTCTGGCCCACTGAAAGTTCCAAAGGTTTCTGGGAGAGAAGGAAATTTTATAAAGTTGGGAAAAGTTAGGTCAGGAGCTTCAGATCAGAACCCCAAATTTGAAAGAGGGGATAAGGCTGATGGATATGAAGCCATTCAACCTGAGCAGACACCTGTTGCTTTTGGAAAAGGCATTGAAGGAGGCATGACTGCAGCTGTGCCTGTAGGTGAAGTCCCGACTTTAAGAAATGACAGGGTGTATTCCCGGAAGCATTCACATAGCAGGTCTAACATACGTAATGAAACCAATGATGCTTATGCTCAAACACCCGTGTCACATTCTTCGTCAAAAGATACCAAACCAACTTCGCTGAAGTTTAAGCTCAAGAAACCTAATATTGAAAATCAGAGTTCTtatcttgaggaagaaaaaaattgtgtcaAGGGCCAGCGGTCAAAAAGAAAGAGACCGTCATCTTTTGGGGAGAAGACATCATTTGTTGAGAATGATTCCAAGCCACAATCAGTTCATAATGTAATGGATGAGATTGATGTTAATTGGATATTGAAGAAACTGGGCAGAGATGCAATCGGAAAGCGAGTTGAAGTTCAGCAGCTATCTGACAATTCCTG GCATAAGGGAGTGGTTAGCGAAGTTATCGAAGGCACGTCAACGTTATCTGTTACTCTAGATGACGGCAAAGTCAAATCCCTGGAACTGGGGAAGCAAGGGGTTCGATTTGTATCTCAAAAGCAGAAAGGGTCAAGAACATGA